A DNA window from Cydia pomonella isolate Wapato2018A chromosome 18, ilCydPomo1, whole genome shotgun sequence contains the following coding sequences:
- the LOC133527585 gene encoding dystroglycan 1 isoform X2: MSGAQEMGGARFVACALLLLCPLALSRHDEDFAFDNSEEFQVELTANHSEIAKNGLKRLWGVPDTSAYVGHLFRMEIPKQAFTGDVLAYKVHSEDGRRTPSWLAVDSRHGLISGVPQPQDLGSHTFTVTAHGRTRGLSASDSFTIEVKKAEEKPHSRYGSCVGSENRLVLAVLVDGAFQNISPRQRIRALMELASFMALDWDEFWIEPYKAETARTQSVLMSGAGSASRRHGDATTAICLNVGCGEKLWSRHKVLVAGLREQSRDGTLAHLLRLPVIGWRLTAVKPVPRLKRQSPQDLDDGSGAGYDNYDDEEDAGDYSGYDDAEDDDIYKDVDPPAGPELLEPKVKITPYGAETASEASIVSYSAVPAAIPRGFDHDHVIIVPGDDATTTEAETTVIIRASNEPSSTEPPPSSTTPEAPAPTPAATSSTTTTTTEPPTTTSTTSTTTTTSTTTAAALPETEFTEVTKEESVTPSERSSTIFGRTTETVTFPIPVTKKPPSLKHHMKKVATAAGKAFRYVIPANLFTDPEDDNNLTYSMYMKEGTKLGKNSWIQFLPSKLEVYALPLEAHVSRWNFVIEAQDSEGRTAQGPLDITVQQHKAARTINHQFVMHFKLNKTFTYDLDWQIRALEGIVNLLATDMHHITVLNVSQSGDVCEFVWTNDTLPKETACPMDDIKRLMQIMESSPESHIPSERMLDVMSPELQVLDVAWRGAGRCLGAAPAPATRAPDTYPPVTRNQVDVLRATVGHLLLYKVPEDTFFDPEDGGTRNLALSLRYQDRSELPAPHWLQFDARNQEFYGLPSATDVGTVHYQLIAEDSSKKSAYDSLIVEVMKAPAIKPTVEFQMTLDYDFEQLAHSAKNKKKIVEKLAALFGDKDTSNIRIRNITDHPHASTTIIWYNTSLPMDSCPKDKIETLRKMIIADDGALKDIVDTVFDKEKVMSITLIPLGLCGEQSTKIVRPPPAAAPGAAPPRAPGAAPAYTEYLVTFVIPAVVIVCMLLVAGVVACVLYRRRRTGKMSVGDEEERQAFRSKGIPVIFQDELDERADAEPVHKSPVIMREEKPPLLPPAPDYRADDAPYRPPPPFAASRTPPRPKATPTYRKPPPYVPP, translated from the exons GTTGAACTAACAGCAAACCATTCAGAAATAGCGAAAAATGGCCTAAAAAGGTTATGGGGTGTTCCTGACACATCGGCCTACGTGGGACACTTGTTCCGAATGGAAATACCCAAACAAGCATTCACCGGCGACGTACTAGCGTATAAG GTCCACAGTGAAGATGGCCGCCGAACGCCAAGCTGGCTGGCCGTGGACTCGAGACACGGGCTGATCAGCGGCGTACCGCAACCGCAGGACCTCGGCTCGCACACCTTTACTGTCACCGCGCATGGACGGACCCGCGGGCTCAGTGCGTCCGACTCGTTCACTATCGAG GTGAAGAAAGCGGAAGAAAAACCCCACTCCAGATATGGCTCTTGCGTGGGCTCCGAAAACCGTCTAGTGCTTGCAGTCCTGGTGGACGGCGCTTTCCAGAATATCTCGCCGCGGCAGCGGATACGCGCGCTCATGGAACTCGCCAGCTTCATGGCCCTAGACTGG GACGAGTTCTGGATCGAGCCGTACAAGGCGGAAACGGCGCGGACGCAGTCGGTGCTGATGAGCGGTGCCGGCTCCGCCTCGCGCAGGCACGGCGACGCCACGACTGCCATCTGCTTGAAT GTGGGCTGTGGCGAGAAACTATGGAGCCGACATAAGGTGTTGGTCGCAGGTCTACGCGAGCAGTCCCGCGACGGCACGCTGGCGCACCTGCTGCGGCTGCCCGTCATCGGCTGGAGGCTGACGGCCGTCAAGCCTGTGCCTCGGCTGAAAAGACAG TCACCGCAAGACCTGGACGACGGTTCCGGCGCGGGCTACGACAACTACGACGACGAGGAGGACGCGGGCGACTACAGCGGCTACGACGACGCCGAGGACGACGACATTTACAAGGACGTCGACCCGCCCGCCGGGCCCGAGCTG cTGGAGCCCAAAGTGAAAATCACTCCGTACGGCGCCGAAACAGCATCAGAAGCCAGTATTGTCAGTTATTCTGCCGTCCCAGCAGCAATTCCCAGGGGCTTCGACCATGACCATGTTATCATAGTACCCGGTGATGATGCCACCACCACCGAAGCCGAAACG ACCGTTATAATTCGCGCGTCCAACGAGCCCTCTTCCACCGAGCCGCCACCCTCTTCCACCACGCCCGAGGCTCCAGCTCCCACACCCGCCGCCACGTCCTCCACCACCACGACGACCACCGAGCCGCCGACCACGACGTCCACCACCTCGACGACCACCACCACCTCGACGACCACCGCGGCGGCGCTGCCTGAGACTGAATTTACGGAAGTCACGAAGGAG GAGTCTGTCACACCATCGGAACGATCAAGCACAATCTTCGGTCGGACCACTGAGACTGTGACGTTCCCAATACCTGTGACCAAGAAACCGCCATCGCTCAAACACCACATGAAGAAGGTTGCCACTGCTGCTGGGAAAGCATTTAG ATACGTGATCCCCGCGAACCTGTTCACGGACCCCGAGGACGACAACAACCTGACATACAGCATGTACATGAAGGAGGGCACCAAGCTCGGCAAGAACTCCTGGATACAGTTCCTGCCTTCCAAACTGGAGGTGTATGCATT GCCTTTAGAAGCGCACGTGTCTCGCTGGAACTTCGTGATCGAAGCACAAGATAGCGAGGGCCGGACAGCTCAAGGACCGCTCGATATCACCGTCCAACAG CACAAAGCCGCCCGGACAATCAACCACCAATTCGTCATGCACTTCAAACTGAACAAAACCTTCACGTACGACCTGGACTGGCAGATCCGCGCGCTCGAAGGCATCGTCAACCTGCTGGCCACGGACATGCACCACATCACCGTGCTCAACGTGTCGCAGAGCGGGGACGTCTGCGAGTTCGTGTGGACCAACGACACCCTGCCCAAGGAGACCGCGTGTCCCATGGATGATATCAAGAGACTGATGCAG ataatggaATCGAGCCCCGAATCTCACATACCATCGGAGCGCATGCTGGACGTGATGTCGCCCGAGCTGCAGGTGCTGGACGTGGCGTGGCGCGGCGCCGGCCGCTGCCtgggcgccgcgcccgcgcccgccacgCGCGCGCCCGACACCTACCCGCCCGTCACGCGCAACCAGGTCGACGTGCTGCGCGCCACCGTCGGCCACCTGCTGCTCTACAAGGTGCCCGAG GACACATTCTTCGACCCCGAGGACGGTGGCACGCGCAACCTCGCGCTGTCTCTCCGCTACCAGGACCGCAGCGAGCTGCCCGCGCCGCACTGGCTGCAGTTCGACGCGCGCAACCAGGAGTTCTACGGCCTGCCCTCCGCCACAGACGTCGGCACCGTCCACTACCAGCTG ATCGCCGAAGACTCAAGCAAGAAGAGCGCCTACGACAGCCTCATAGTGGAAGTAATGAAGGCACCTGCCATAAAGCCCACCGTCGAGTTCCAGATGACGCTGGACTACGACTTCGAGCAGCTGGCGCACAGCGCCAAGAACAAGAAAAAGATCGTCGAGAAACTCGCTGCGCTGTTCGGGGATAAGGACACCAGCAATATTAGGATTCGGAACATCACGGACCATCCTCATGCTAGCACAACTATTATTTG GTACAACACCAGCTTACCAATGGACAGCTGTCCAAAGGACAAAATAGAGACGCTCCGCAAAATGATAATCGCGGACGACGGCGCTCTGAAAGACATCGTCGACACCGTGTTCGACAAGGAGAAGGTGATGTCGATAACGCTGATCCCGCTGGGGCTGTGCGGCGAGCAGAGCACGAAGATCGTGcggccgccgcccgccgccgcgcccggcgccgccccgccgcgcgcgcccggcgccgcgcccgcctaCACCGAGTACCTCGTCACCTTCGTCATCCCCGCCGTCGTCATCGTCTGCATGCTGCTCGTGGCCGGCGTCGTCGCCTGCGTGCTCTACAGGAGGCGGCGAACCG GAAAAATGAGCGTCGGCGACGAGGAGGAGCGCCAGGCGTTCCGCTCGAAGGGCATCCCCGTCATCTTCCAGGACGAGCTGGACGAGCGCGCCGACGCCGAGCCCGTGCACAAGAGCCCCGTCATCATGCGCGAGGAGAAGCCGCCGCTGCTGCCGCCGGCGCCCGACTACCGCGCCGACGACGCGCCCTACCGCCCGCCGCCGCCCTTCGCCGCCTCGCGCACGCCGCCGCGGCCCAAGGCCACGCCCACCTACAGGAAGCCTCCCCCGTACGTCCCGCCTTAA
- the LOC133527585 gene encoding dystroglycan 1 isoform X3: protein MSGAQEMGGARFVACALLLLCPLALSRHDEDFAFDNSEEFQVELTANHSEIAKNGLKRLWGVPDTSAYVGHLFRMEIPKQAFTGDVLAYKVHSEDGRRTPSWLAVDSRHGLISGVPQPQDLGSHTFTVTAHGRTRGLSASDSFTIEVKKAEEKPHSRYGSCVGSENRLVLAVLVDGAFQNISPRQRIRALMELASFMALDWDEFWIEPYKAETARTQSVLMSGAGSASRRHGDATTAICLNVGCGEKLWSRHKVLVAGLREQSRDGTLAHLLRLPVIGWRLTAVKPVPRLKRQSPQDLDDGSGAGYDNYDDEEDAGDYSGYDDAEDDDIYKDVDPPAGPELLEPKVKITPYGAETASEASIVSYSAVPAAIPRGFDHDHVIIVPGDDATTTEAETESVTPSERSSTIFGRTTETVTFPIPVTKKPPSLKHHMKKVATAAGKAFRYVIPANLFTDPEDDNNLTYSMYMKEGTKLGKNSWIQFLPSKLEVYALPLEAHVSRWNFVIEAQDSEGRTAQGPLDITVQQHKAARTINHQFVMHFKLNKTFTYDLDWQIRALEGIVNLLATDMHHITVLNVSQSGDVCEFVWTNDTLPKETACPMDDIKRLMQIMESSPESHIPSERMLDVMSPELQVLDVAWRGAGRCLGAAPAPATRAPDTYPPVTRNQVDVLRATVGHLLLYKVPEDTFFDPEDGGTRNLALSLRYQDRSELPAPHWLQFDARNQEFYGLPSATDVGTVHYQLIAEDSSKKSAYDSLIVEVMKAPAIKPTVEFQMTLDYDFEQLAHSAKNKKKIVEKLAALFGDKDTSNIRIRNITDHPHASTTIIWYNTSLPMDSCPKDKIETLRKMIIADDGALKDIVDTVFDKEKVMSITLIPLGLCGEQSTKIVRPPPAAAPGAAPPRAPGAAPAYTEYLVTFVIPAVVIVCMLLVAGVVACVLYRRRRTGKMSVGDEEERQAFRSKGIPVIFQDELDERADAEPVHKSPVIMREEKPPLLPPAPDYRADDAPYRPPPPFAASRTPPRPKATPTYRKPPPYVPP, encoded by the exons GTTGAACTAACAGCAAACCATTCAGAAATAGCGAAAAATGGCCTAAAAAGGTTATGGGGTGTTCCTGACACATCGGCCTACGTGGGACACTTGTTCCGAATGGAAATACCCAAACAAGCATTCACCGGCGACGTACTAGCGTATAAG GTCCACAGTGAAGATGGCCGCCGAACGCCAAGCTGGCTGGCCGTGGACTCGAGACACGGGCTGATCAGCGGCGTACCGCAACCGCAGGACCTCGGCTCGCACACCTTTACTGTCACCGCGCATGGACGGACCCGCGGGCTCAGTGCGTCCGACTCGTTCACTATCGAG GTGAAGAAAGCGGAAGAAAAACCCCACTCCAGATATGGCTCTTGCGTGGGCTCCGAAAACCGTCTAGTGCTTGCAGTCCTGGTGGACGGCGCTTTCCAGAATATCTCGCCGCGGCAGCGGATACGCGCGCTCATGGAACTCGCCAGCTTCATGGCCCTAGACTGG GACGAGTTCTGGATCGAGCCGTACAAGGCGGAAACGGCGCGGACGCAGTCGGTGCTGATGAGCGGTGCCGGCTCCGCCTCGCGCAGGCACGGCGACGCCACGACTGCCATCTGCTTGAAT GTGGGCTGTGGCGAGAAACTATGGAGCCGACATAAGGTGTTGGTCGCAGGTCTACGCGAGCAGTCCCGCGACGGCACGCTGGCGCACCTGCTGCGGCTGCCCGTCATCGGCTGGAGGCTGACGGCCGTCAAGCCTGTGCCTCGGCTGAAAAGACAG TCACCGCAAGACCTGGACGACGGTTCCGGCGCGGGCTACGACAACTACGACGACGAGGAGGACGCGGGCGACTACAGCGGCTACGACGACGCCGAGGACGACGACATTTACAAGGACGTCGACCCGCCCGCCGGGCCCGAGCTG cTGGAGCCCAAAGTGAAAATCACTCCGTACGGCGCCGAAACAGCATCAGAAGCCAGTATTGTCAGTTATTCTGCCGTCCCAGCAGCAATTCCCAGGGGCTTCGACCATGACCATGTTATCATAGTACCCGGTGATGATGCCACCACCACCGAAGCCGAAACG GAGTCTGTCACACCATCGGAACGATCAAGCACAATCTTCGGTCGGACCACTGAGACTGTGACGTTCCCAATACCTGTGACCAAGAAACCGCCATCGCTCAAACACCACATGAAGAAGGTTGCCACTGCTGCTGGGAAAGCATTTAG ATACGTGATCCCCGCGAACCTGTTCACGGACCCCGAGGACGACAACAACCTGACATACAGCATGTACATGAAGGAGGGCACCAAGCTCGGCAAGAACTCCTGGATACAGTTCCTGCCTTCCAAACTGGAGGTGTATGCATT GCCTTTAGAAGCGCACGTGTCTCGCTGGAACTTCGTGATCGAAGCACAAGATAGCGAGGGCCGGACAGCTCAAGGACCGCTCGATATCACCGTCCAACAG CACAAAGCCGCCCGGACAATCAACCACCAATTCGTCATGCACTTCAAACTGAACAAAACCTTCACGTACGACCTGGACTGGCAGATCCGCGCGCTCGAAGGCATCGTCAACCTGCTGGCCACGGACATGCACCACATCACCGTGCTCAACGTGTCGCAGAGCGGGGACGTCTGCGAGTTCGTGTGGACCAACGACACCCTGCCCAAGGAGACCGCGTGTCCCATGGATGATATCAAGAGACTGATGCAG ataatggaATCGAGCCCCGAATCTCACATACCATCGGAGCGCATGCTGGACGTGATGTCGCCCGAGCTGCAGGTGCTGGACGTGGCGTGGCGCGGCGCCGGCCGCTGCCtgggcgccgcgcccgcgcccgccacgCGCGCGCCCGACACCTACCCGCCCGTCACGCGCAACCAGGTCGACGTGCTGCGCGCCACCGTCGGCCACCTGCTGCTCTACAAGGTGCCCGAG GACACATTCTTCGACCCCGAGGACGGTGGCACGCGCAACCTCGCGCTGTCTCTCCGCTACCAGGACCGCAGCGAGCTGCCCGCGCCGCACTGGCTGCAGTTCGACGCGCGCAACCAGGAGTTCTACGGCCTGCCCTCCGCCACAGACGTCGGCACCGTCCACTACCAGCTG ATCGCCGAAGACTCAAGCAAGAAGAGCGCCTACGACAGCCTCATAGTGGAAGTAATGAAGGCACCTGCCATAAAGCCCACCGTCGAGTTCCAGATGACGCTGGACTACGACTTCGAGCAGCTGGCGCACAGCGCCAAGAACAAGAAAAAGATCGTCGAGAAACTCGCTGCGCTGTTCGGGGATAAGGACACCAGCAATATTAGGATTCGGAACATCACGGACCATCCTCATGCTAGCACAACTATTATTTG GTACAACACCAGCTTACCAATGGACAGCTGTCCAAAGGACAAAATAGAGACGCTCCGCAAAATGATAATCGCGGACGACGGCGCTCTGAAAGACATCGTCGACACCGTGTTCGACAAGGAGAAGGTGATGTCGATAACGCTGATCCCGCTGGGGCTGTGCGGCGAGCAGAGCACGAAGATCGTGcggccgccgcccgccgccgcgcccggcgccgccccgccgcgcgcgcccggcgccgcgcccgcctaCACCGAGTACCTCGTCACCTTCGTCATCCCCGCCGTCGTCATCGTCTGCATGCTGCTCGTGGCCGGCGTCGTCGCCTGCGTGCTCTACAGGAGGCGGCGAACCG GAAAAATGAGCGTCGGCGACGAGGAGGAGCGCCAGGCGTTCCGCTCGAAGGGCATCCCCGTCATCTTCCAGGACGAGCTGGACGAGCGCGCCGACGCCGAGCCCGTGCACAAGAGCCCCGTCATCATGCGCGAGGAGAAGCCGCCGCTGCTGCCGCCGGCGCCCGACTACCGCGCCGACGACGCGCCCTACCGCCCGCCGCCGCCCTTCGCCGCCTCGCGCACGCCGCCGCGGCCCAAGGCCACGCCCACCTACAGGAAGCCTCCCCCGTACGTCCCGCCTTAA
- the LOC133527585 gene encoding dystroglycan 1 isoform X1 produces the protein MSGAQEMGGARFVACALLLLCPLALSRHDEDFAFDNSEEFQVELTANHSEIAKNGLKRLWGVPDTSAYVGHLFRMEIPKQAFTGDVLAYKVHSEDGRRTPSWLAVDSRHGLISGVPQPQDLGSHTFTVTAHGRTRGLSASDSFTIEVKKAEEKPHSRYGSCVGSENRLVLAVLVDGAFQNISPRQRIRALMELASFMALDWDEFWIEPYKAETARTQSVLMSGAGSASRRHGDATTAICLNVGCGEKLWSRHKVLVAGLREQSRDGTLAHLLRLPVIGWRLTAVKPVPRLKRQSPQDLDDGSGAGYDNYDDEEDAGDYSGYDDAEDDDIYKDVDPPAGPELLEPKVKITPYGAETASEASIVSYSAVPAAIPRGFDHDHVIIVPGDDATTTEAETQTVIIRASNEPSSTEPPPSSTTPEAPAPTPAATSSTTTTTTEPPTTTSTTSTTTTTSTTTAAALPETEFTEVTKEESVTPSERSSTIFGRTTETVTFPIPVTKKPPSLKHHMKKVATAAGKAFRYVIPANLFTDPEDDNNLTYSMYMKEGTKLGKNSWIQFLPSKLEVYALPLEAHVSRWNFVIEAQDSEGRTAQGPLDITVQQHKAARTINHQFVMHFKLNKTFTYDLDWQIRALEGIVNLLATDMHHITVLNVSQSGDVCEFVWTNDTLPKETACPMDDIKRLMQIMESSPESHIPSERMLDVMSPELQVLDVAWRGAGRCLGAAPAPATRAPDTYPPVTRNQVDVLRATVGHLLLYKVPEDTFFDPEDGGTRNLALSLRYQDRSELPAPHWLQFDARNQEFYGLPSATDVGTVHYQLIAEDSSKKSAYDSLIVEVMKAPAIKPTVEFQMTLDYDFEQLAHSAKNKKKIVEKLAALFGDKDTSNIRIRNITDHPHASTTIIWYNTSLPMDSCPKDKIETLRKMIIADDGALKDIVDTVFDKEKVMSITLIPLGLCGEQSTKIVRPPPAAAPGAAPPRAPGAAPAYTEYLVTFVIPAVVIVCMLLVAGVVACVLYRRRRTGKMSVGDEEERQAFRSKGIPVIFQDELDERADAEPVHKSPVIMREEKPPLLPPAPDYRADDAPYRPPPPFAASRTPPRPKATPTYRKPPPYVPP, from the exons GTTGAACTAACAGCAAACCATTCAGAAATAGCGAAAAATGGCCTAAAAAGGTTATGGGGTGTTCCTGACACATCGGCCTACGTGGGACACTTGTTCCGAATGGAAATACCCAAACAAGCATTCACCGGCGACGTACTAGCGTATAAG GTCCACAGTGAAGATGGCCGCCGAACGCCAAGCTGGCTGGCCGTGGACTCGAGACACGGGCTGATCAGCGGCGTACCGCAACCGCAGGACCTCGGCTCGCACACCTTTACTGTCACCGCGCATGGACGGACCCGCGGGCTCAGTGCGTCCGACTCGTTCACTATCGAG GTGAAGAAAGCGGAAGAAAAACCCCACTCCAGATATGGCTCTTGCGTGGGCTCCGAAAACCGTCTAGTGCTTGCAGTCCTGGTGGACGGCGCTTTCCAGAATATCTCGCCGCGGCAGCGGATACGCGCGCTCATGGAACTCGCCAGCTTCATGGCCCTAGACTGG GACGAGTTCTGGATCGAGCCGTACAAGGCGGAAACGGCGCGGACGCAGTCGGTGCTGATGAGCGGTGCCGGCTCCGCCTCGCGCAGGCACGGCGACGCCACGACTGCCATCTGCTTGAAT GTGGGCTGTGGCGAGAAACTATGGAGCCGACATAAGGTGTTGGTCGCAGGTCTACGCGAGCAGTCCCGCGACGGCACGCTGGCGCACCTGCTGCGGCTGCCCGTCATCGGCTGGAGGCTGACGGCCGTCAAGCCTGTGCCTCGGCTGAAAAGACAG TCACCGCAAGACCTGGACGACGGTTCCGGCGCGGGCTACGACAACTACGACGACGAGGAGGACGCGGGCGACTACAGCGGCTACGACGACGCCGAGGACGACGACATTTACAAGGACGTCGACCCGCCCGCCGGGCCCGAGCTG cTGGAGCCCAAAGTGAAAATCACTCCGTACGGCGCCGAAACAGCATCAGAAGCCAGTATTGTCAGTTATTCTGCCGTCCCAGCAGCAATTCCCAGGGGCTTCGACCATGACCATGTTATCATAGTACCCGGTGATGATGCCACCACCACCGAAGCCGAAACG CAGACCGTTATAATTCGCGCGTCCAACGAGCCCTCTTCCACCGAGCCGCCACCCTCTTCCACCACGCCCGAGGCTCCAGCTCCCACACCCGCCGCCACGTCCTCCACCACCACGACGACCACCGAGCCGCCGACCACGACGTCCACCACCTCGACGACCACCACCACCTCGACGACCACCGCGGCGGCGCTGCCTGAGACTGAATTTACGGAAGTCACGAAGGAG GAGTCTGTCACACCATCGGAACGATCAAGCACAATCTTCGGTCGGACCACTGAGACTGTGACGTTCCCAATACCTGTGACCAAGAAACCGCCATCGCTCAAACACCACATGAAGAAGGTTGCCACTGCTGCTGGGAAAGCATTTAG ATACGTGATCCCCGCGAACCTGTTCACGGACCCCGAGGACGACAACAACCTGACATACAGCATGTACATGAAGGAGGGCACCAAGCTCGGCAAGAACTCCTGGATACAGTTCCTGCCTTCCAAACTGGAGGTGTATGCATT GCCTTTAGAAGCGCACGTGTCTCGCTGGAACTTCGTGATCGAAGCACAAGATAGCGAGGGCCGGACAGCTCAAGGACCGCTCGATATCACCGTCCAACAG CACAAAGCCGCCCGGACAATCAACCACCAATTCGTCATGCACTTCAAACTGAACAAAACCTTCACGTACGACCTGGACTGGCAGATCCGCGCGCTCGAAGGCATCGTCAACCTGCTGGCCACGGACATGCACCACATCACCGTGCTCAACGTGTCGCAGAGCGGGGACGTCTGCGAGTTCGTGTGGACCAACGACACCCTGCCCAAGGAGACCGCGTGTCCCATGGATGATATCAAGAGACTGATGCAG ataatggaATCGAGCCCCGAATCTCACATACCATCGGAGCGCATGCTGGACGTGATGTCGCCCGAGCTGCAGGTGCTGGACGTGGCGTGGCGCGGCGCCGGCCGCTGCCtgggcgccgcgcccgcgcccgccacgCGCGCGCCCGACACCTACCCGCCCGTCACGCGCAACCAGGTCGACGTGCTGCGCGCCACCGTCGGCCACCTGCTGCTCTACAAGGTGCCCGAG GACACATTCTTCGACCCCGAGGACGGTGGCACGCGCAACCTCGCGCTGTCTCTCCGCTACCAGGACCGCAGCGAGCTGCCCGCGCCGCACTGGCTGCAGTTCGACGCGCGCAACCAGGAGTTCTACGGCCTGCCCTCCGCCACAGACGTCGGCACCGTCCACTACCAGCTG ATCGCCGAAGACTCAAGCAAGAAGAGCGCCTACGACAGCCTCATAGTGGAAGTAATGAAGGCACCTGCCATAAAGCCCACCGTCGAGTTCCAGATGACGCTGGACTACGACTTCGAGCAGCTGGCGCACAGCGCCAAGAACAAGAAAAAGATCGTCGAGAAACTCGCTGCGCTGTTCGGGGATAAGGACACCAGCAATATTAGGATTCGGAACATCACGGACCATCCTCATGCTAGCACAACTATTATTTG GTACAACACCAGCTTACCAATGGACAGCTGTCCAAAGGACAAAATAGAGACGCTCCGCAAAATGATAATCGCGGACGACGGCGCTCTGAAAGACATCGTCGACACCGTGTTCGACAAGGAGAAGGTGATGTCGATAACGCTGATCCCGCTGGGGCTGTGCGGCGAGCAGAGCACGAAGATCGTGcggccgccgcccgccgccgcgcccggcgccgccccgccgcgcgcgcccggcgccgcgcccgcctaCACCGAGTACCTCGTCACCTTCGTCATCCCCGCCGTCGTCATCGTCTGCATGCTGCTCGTGGCCGGCGTCGTCGCCTGCGTGCTCTACAGGAGGCGGCGAACCG GAAAAATGAGCGTCGGCGACGAGGAGGAGCGCCAGGCGTTCCGCTCGAAGGGCATCCCCGTCATCTTCCAGGACGAGCTGGACGAGCGCGCCGACGCCGAGCCCGTGCACAAGAGCCCCGTCATCATGCGCGAGGAGAAGCCGCCGCTGCTGCCGCCGGCGCCCGACTACCGCGCCGACGACGCGCCCTACCGCCCGCCGCCGCCCTTCGCCGCCTCGCGCACGCCGCCGCGGCCCAAGGCCACGCCCACCTACAGGAAGCCTCCCCCGTACGTCCCGCCTTAA